A part of Salmo trutta chromosome 15, fSalTru1.1, whole genome shotgun sequence genomic DNA contains:
- the LOC115149183 gene encoding integral membrane protein DGCR2/IDD isoform X3, whose protein sequence is MQCIPMSWQCDGWAACEDKSDELDCPPMKEETFHFANGFGNGFDQVEDVIGVAQPVRFNKKCPSGWHHYEKTASCYKVYLRNENYWQAVDTCQKVNGSLATFVTNEELQFILKIEVDFDTEVCERRDQCKFWVGYQYVITNQNHSLEGHWEVSYKGLMQVFLPPEGLTNFGEASPTQDNIFCAQLQRFQIKSMNERGLHSWHAENCYKKFPFLCKRRQTCVDIKDQVVTEGYYFTPKGEDPCLSCTCHNGEPEMCVAALCNRPEGCKNFGKDPKECCKFTCLDREGSSLFDSMASGMRLIVSCISSFLILSLLLFMVHRLRQRRRQRIQTLLGVHHFNLGRRVPGFDYGPDAFGTGLTPLHLSDDGERGAFHFQEPPPPYAAYKYPDIQHPDDPPPPYEASINPDSVLYVDLARHGVQMIPSQMRDVVDAMTDTPAPSVPMSSQEREDSMDSSTLLVGPDTPTDSHALDSMPVDCSNSSSLSTVV, encoded by the exons ATGCAATGCATCCCCATGTCCTGGCAGTGTGACGGCTGGGCGGCTTGTGAGGACAAGAGCGATGAGTTGGACTGCCCCC CCATGAAAGAGGAGACGTTTCACTTTGCCAATGGGTTTGGTAATGGGTTTGACCAAGTGGAAGATGTCATCGGTGTGGCCCAGCCTGTGCGCTTTAACA AGAAGTGTCCTAGTGGGTGGCATCACTACGAGAAGACAGCCAGCTGTTACAAAGTGTACCTGAGGAATGAGAACTACTGGCAGGCTGTGGACACGTGTCAGAAAGTCAATGGCTCGTTGGCGACCTTCGTCACCAACGAGGAACTGCAGTTCATCCTCAAGATTGAGGTGGATTTCGACACGGAAGTGTGCGAGCGCAGAGACCAGTGCAA GTTCTGGGTGGGTTACCAGTATGTCATCACCAATCAGAACCATTCACTGGAGGGCCATTGGGAAGTGTCATATAAAG GGTTGATGCAGGTGTTCCTGCCGCCAGAGGGCCTGACTAACTTTGGAGAGGCATCTCCGACCCAGGACAACATCTTCTGTGCCCAGCTGCAGCGCTTTCAGATCAAGAGTATGAACGAGCGCGGCCTTCACAGCTGGCACGCCGAGAACTGCTACAAGAAGTTCCCCTTCCTGTGCAAGAGGA GGCAGACATGTGTGGACATAAAGGACCAGGTGGTGACCGAGGGGTACTACTTCACCCCTAAGGGGGAAGACCCGTGCCTGAGCTGCACATGTCACAACGGCGAGCCAGAGATGTGTGTGGCTGCGCTGTGTAATCGGCCGGAGGGCTGCAAGAACTTCGGCAAGGACCCCAAGGAGTGCTGCAAGTTCACCTGCCTGGATCGAG AAGGCAGCAGCCTGTTTGACTCTATGGCCAGTGGGATGCGTCTGATCGTCAGCTGCATCTCCTccttcctcatcctctctctgctgctcttcATGGTGCACAGGCTTCGGCAGCGCAGACGCCAGCGCATCCAAACACTCCTTGGAG ttCACCATTTCAACCTTGGGCGCCGAGTCCCAGGCTTTGACTACGGCCCGGACGCTTTTGGCACTGGCCTCActcccctgcacctctctgatgatggagagagaggtgcatTTCATTTCCAGGAACCTCCCCCTCCCTACGCTGCCTATAAATACCCTGACATCCAGCACCCAGATGACCCCCCTCCTCCCTACGAAGCCTCCATCAACCCCGACAGCGTCCTCTATGTGGACCTCG CACGCCATGGCGTTCAGATGATCCCTAGTCAGATGAGGGACGTGGTAGATGCTATGACAGACACCCCAGCGCCATCTGTCCCAATGTCCTCCCAGGAGCGGGAGGACTCCATGGACAGCAGCACCCTCCTGGTGGGGCCCGACACCCCCACAGACAGCCACGCCCTTGACTCCATGCCTGTAGACTGCAGCAACAGCTCCTCCCTCAGCACCGTGGTATAG
- the LOC115149183 gene encoding integral membrane protein DGCR2/IDD isoform X2 has product MLPKADSSSYVLLSLFVLTLTDPPRAELRCSPGQFACRSGKMQCIPMSWQCDGWAACEDKSDELDCPPMKEETFHFANGFGNGFDQVEDVIGVAQPVRFNKKCPSGWHHYEKTASCYKVYLRNENYWQAVDTCQKVNGSLATFVTNEELQFILKIEVDFDTEVCERRDQCKFWVGYQYVITNQNHSLEGHWEVSYKGLMQVFLPPEGLTNFGEASPTQDNIFCAQLQRFQIKSMNERGLHSWHAENCYKKFPFLCKRRQTCVDIKDQVVTEGYYFTPKGEDPCLSCTCHNGEPEMCVAALCNRPEGCKNFGKDPKECCKFTCLDREGSSLFDSMASGMRLIVSCISSFLILSLLLFMVHRLRQRRRQRIQTLLGVHHFNLGRRVPGFDYGPDAFGTGLTPLHLSDDGERGAFHFQEPPPPYAAYKYPDIQHPDDPPPPYEASINPDSVLYVDLARHGVQMIPSQMRDVVDAMTDTPAPSVPMSSQEREDSMDSSTLLVGPDTPTDSHALDSMPVDCSNSSSLSTVV; this is encoded by the exons AACTGCGCTGCAGCCCTGGACAGTTTGCCTGCCGCAGTGGGAAGATGCAATGCATCCCCATGTCCTGGCAGTGTGACGGCTGGGCGGCTTGTGAGGACAAGAGCGATGAGTTGGACTGCCCCC CCATGAAAGAGGAGACGTTTCACTTTGCCAATGGGTTTGGTAATGGGTTTGACCAAGTGGAAGATGTCATCGGTGTGGCCCAGCCTGTGCGCTTTAACA AGAAGTGTCCTAGTGGGTGGCATCACTACGAGAAGACAGCCAGCTGTTACAAAGTGTACCTGAGGAATGAGAACTACTGGCAGGCTGTGGACACGTGTCAGAAAGTCAATGGCTCGTTGGCGACCTTCGTCACCAACGAGGAACTGCAGTTCATCCTCAAGATTGAGGTGGATTTCGACACGGAAGTGTGCGAGCGCAGAGACCAGTGCAA GTTCTGGGTGGGTTACCAGTATGTCATCACCAATCAGAACCATTCACTGGAGGGCCATTGGGAAGTGTCATATAAAG GGTTGATGCAGGTGTTCCTGCCGCCAGAGGGCCTGACTAACTTTGGAGAGGCATCTCCGACCCAGGACAACATCTTCTGTGCCCAGCTGCAGCGCTTTCAGATCAAGAGTATGAACGAGCGCGGCCTTCACAGCTGGCACGCCGAGAACTGCTACAAGAAGTTCCCCTTCCTGTGCAAGAGGA GGCAGACATGTGTGGACATAAAGGACCAGGTGGTGACCGAGGGGTACTACTTCACCCCTAAGGGGGAAGACCCGTGCCTGAGCTGCACATGTCACAACGGCGAGCCAGAGATGTGTGTGGCTGCGCTGTGTAATCGGCCGGAGGGCTGCAAGAACTTCGGCAAGGACCCCAAGGAGTGCTGCAAGTTCACCTGCCTGGATCGAG AAGGCAGCAGCCTGTTTGACTCTATGGCCAGTGGGATGCGTCTGATCGTCAGCTGCATCTCCTccttcctcatcctctctctgctgctcttcATGGTGCACAGGCTTCGGCAGCGCAGACGCCAGCGCATCCAAACACTCCTTGGAG ttCACCATTTCAACCTTGGGCGCCGAGTCCCAGGCTTTGACTACGGCCCGGACGCTTTTGGCACTGGCCTCActcccctgcacctctctgatgatggagagagaggtgcatTTCATTTCCAGGAACCTCCCCCTCCCTACGCTGCCTATAAATACCCTGACATCCAGCACCCAGATGACCCCCCTCCTCCCTACGAAGCCTCCATCAACCCCGACAGCGTCCTCTATGTGGACCTCG CACGCCATGGCGTTCAGATGATCCCTAGTCAGATGAGGGACGTGGTAGATGCTATGACAGACACCCCAGCGCCATCTGTCCCAATGTCCTCCCAGGAGCGGGAGGACTCCATGGACAGCAGCACCCTCCTGGTGGGGCCCGACACCCCCACAGACAGCCACGCCCTTGACTCCATGCCTGTAGACTGCAGCAACAGCTCCTCCCTCAGCACCGTGGTATAG
- the LOC115149183 gene encoding integral membrane protein DGCR2/IDD isoform X1 yields the protein MLPKADSSSYVLLSLFVLTLTDPPRAGPRLALARLLSELRCSPGQFACRSGKMQCIPMSWQCDGWAACEDKSDELDCPPMKEETFHFANGFGNGFDQVEDVIGVAQPVRFNKKCPSGWHHYEKTASCYKVYLRNENYWQAVDTCQKVNGSLATFVTNEELQFILKIEVDFDTEVCERRDQCKFWVGYQYVITNQNHSLEGHWEVSYKGLMQVFLPPEGLTNFGEASPTQDNIFCAQLQRFQIKSMNERGLHSWHAENCYKKFPFLCKRRQTCVDIKDQVVTEGYYFTPKGEDPCLSCTCHNGEPEMCVAALCNRPEGCKNFGKDPKECCKFTCLDREGSSLFDSMASGMRLIVSCISSFLILSLLLFMVHRLRQRRRQRIQTLLGVHHFNLGRRVPGFDYGPDAFGTGLTPLHLSDDGERGAFHFQEPPPPYAAYKYPDIQHPDDPPPPYEASINPDSVLYVDLARHGVQMIPSQMRDVVDAMTDTPAPSVPMSSQEREDSMDSSTLLVGPDTPTDSHALDSMPVDCSNSSSLSTVV from the exons AACTGCGCTGCAGCCCTGGACAGTTTGCCTGCCGCAGTGGGAAGATGCAATGCATCCCCATGTCCTGGCAGTGTGACGGCTGGGCGGCTTGTGAGGACAAGAGCGATGAGTTGGACTGCCCCC CCATGAAAGAGGAGACGTTTCACTTTGCCAATGGGTTTGGTAATGGGTTTGACCAAGTGGAAGATGTCATCGGTGTGGCCCAGCCTGTGCGCTTTAACA AGAAGTGTCCTAGTGGGTGGCATCACTACGAGAAGACAGCCAGCTGTTACAAAGTGTACCTGAGGAATGAGAACTACTGGCAGGCTGTGGACACGTGTCAGAAAGTCAATGGCTCGTTGGCGACCTTCGTCACCAACGAGGAACTGCAGTTCATCCTCAAGATTGAGGTGGATTTCGACACGGAAGTGTGCGAGCGCAGAGACCAGTGCAA GTTCTGGGTGGGTTACCAGTATGTCATCACCAATCAGAACCATTCACTGGAGGGCCATTGGGAAGTGTCATATAAAG GGTTGATGCAGGTGTTCCTGCCGCCAGAGGGCCTGACTAACTTTGGAGAGGCATCTCCGACCCAGGACAACATCTTCTGTGCCCAGCTGCAGCGCTTTCAGATCAAGAGTATGAACGAGCGCGGCCTTCACAGCTGGCACGCCGAGAACTGCTACAAGAAGTTCCCCTTCCTGTGCAAGAGGA GGCAGACATGTGTGGACATAAAGGACCAGGTGGTGACCGAGGGGTACTACTTCACCCCTAAGGGGGAAGACCCGTGCCTGAGCTGCACATGTCACAACGGCGAGCCAGAGATGTGTGTGGCTGCGCTGTGTAATCGGCCGGAGGGCTGCAAGAACTTCGGCAAGGACCCCAAGGAGTGCTGCAAGTTCACCTGCCTGGATCGAG AAGGCAGCAGCCTGTTTGACTCTATGGCCAGTGGGATGCGTCTGATCGTCAGCTGCATCTCCTccttcctcatcctctctctgctgctcttcATGGTGCACAGGCTTCGGCAGCGCAGACGCCAGCGCATCCAAACACTCCTTGGAG ttCACCATTTCAACCTTGGGCGCCGAGTCCCAGGCTTTGACTACGGCCCGGACGCTTTTGGCACTGGCCTCActcccctgcacctctctgatgatggagagagaggtgcatTTCATTTCCAGGAACCTCCCCCTCCCTACGCTGCCTATAAATACCCTGACATCCAGCACCCAGATGACCCCCCTCCTCCCTACGAAGCCTCCATCAACCCCGACAGCGTCCTCTATGTGGACCTCG CACGCCATGGCGTTCAGATGATCCCTAGTCAGATGAGGGACGTGGTAGATGCTATGACAGACACCCCAGCGCCATCTGTCCCAATGTCCTCCCAGGAGCGGGAGGACTCCATGGACAGCAGCACCCTCCTGGTGGGGCCCGACACCCCCACAGACAGCCACGCCCTTGACTCCATGCCTGTAGACTGCAGCAACAGCTCCTCCCTCAGCACCGTGGTATAG